The segment TTCTACCAGTTCTTTAAAGCCTGAAAGGCGTTCGCGCACGGCGCGGTATTCAGGTAAAATACGTCCTGCCTGACGCATGAGCCATACAGGAGTCCGTTCAGTTGGCTGGCCCATGGCAGCCCGAAGCAGCAAGTCGTTCTTTAATTGCATGCCGCAAAGATAAAGCAAAAAAATATGAGTCCTGGGTTCTGAGTTCAGAGTTCTGAACTGGAATTTATGGGGAGCAGAGAAGATAAGCCCGAAATGATTTCGGGTTCGTTTTTGCAAATCGGCTTCAAAGCGAGTGAACGGCTTATTTATACAGGCTTGAACAAGGCCAGCAAAGCTGTCACAATGAAGCTTACCCCTAGTGACAATACAATGAAGCCCATGATTTTGGTGAGGGCGGCTAAGCCGGCTTTGCCCAGGAAAATCATCAGACGAGGCGAGAAAAGCAGGATGATGTAACTCACTATTCCCAGCAGGATGATGCCCAGGATGGTGAGGCCCATGTCTACATAGGTAAGCGTTTTGGTAAAAAGGCTGATAACAACAGCAATGGACCCAGGGCCAGATAGCAAGGGCATGGCCAGTGGCGTGAACGAGATATCTTCTTTCTCCACCCCTTCGGCCACTACGTCTTTGGATATTTTCTTGCCGTCATCAGATTTAGAATTGAGCAGGTCCAGGCCGGCGCGCATGATCATAATGCCGCCCGCAATACGTAGATCATGGATTCGGAGGCCGAAAAAGTCCAGCACCGCCTGCCCGGCCAGAAAGAACACGGTTAAAATCAAAATCATGTACAGACAAGCTTTAAAGGCTTGTTCGTTGCGGCGCGTGGGCGTGTCATCATGGGTGAGCGTCAGGAACACCGGCATGGCGCTAAACGGATTCACCACTGAGAATAAAGCGGAGAAAGTAGCGAGTAAGATTTCCATTGGCTTCAATAATACAGAAAATCAATAATATACCCGCACGGGTGCTTTGGGGGAGAGAGCACCGAAAGCTTTTAAGCTTTATTTTAAAAGACGGCTCCAAAAACCAGAGGGGGCAGGTTTTGGCTGGCGTGAATAGGTGCGTTTTAGTTGCACCAGTTGTAAGCGCTGGATGGCTTTGATCAGGTACTGGTAGGCTTGGGCATCGCGGGCCAATACACCGCTCACACCCGGTTTCCAGAGGCTCAGGATTTCTTCTCCTTCAGAGGCAGGGGTAAGGATAAAAATATGGGTGCGCTCCAGTTGGGAAATCAACCCTTTGAGGACTCTAATATCGGGATTGTACCCCAGGCTGGCCTTACCTCCCAAGATGATGATCTCCCTGGTGGAGTTGCGGGCAGACCCAAATTTGCTTGCAAATACCTCATAGCTCACGGCTTGGACCTCAACCCGTTGGGTATATAAATTTTGCTTATCTAAAGCCTGAACTAATGATGCAGCCAGTGTTTGGTCGTCTTCCAACAGCAGCAGCCGATAGGATGTATTCATAGGTAAGTAAATATAAAAGAATCTGAATTCTCTGTATAGTGTCGCTTAAATAATGTTGTAAAATGTAAATTAGTTCTTTTTATTATTACAAACTAAAATCTATTTTGAACGTCAACAGCTGAAATTTGCTTTAATTAAGTCCATGTTGAAGGAGAGGAACGTTCCTGAATAAGAGAAAAATAGTCTTATCCTTCCTGAAAAAAGCTTGGAGCTTACCCGCATAAACGTGAGATTTGGGGTCTATGCAGAGGTTAGGAAAACGGGCCTTTCCATAGAATCAAAAGATGATTTACTTTCCACAACATGAATGCAATTAAATTAGGCATATTGGGTGGCGGACAGCTTGGTCGCATGTTGCTGCAGGCAGGCCTTGATTTCAATCTCTACACACTGGTCCTGGACCCCGATGAACATGCTCCGTGCCGTCACCTCTGCGAAGAGTTTGTGCATGGTGACTTTAAAGACTATGACACCGTTTACGCCTTCGGGAAACGGTGTACGCACGTGACCATAGAAATTGAGCACGTAAACGTAGATGCCCTTTTTGCGCTAGAGAAAGATGGAATTCAGGTGTACCCAAAGCCCGCTTCTCTCCAGACTATCCAGGACAAAGGCCTGCAAAAGGAGTTTTTTCAAAAGAATAACATTCCTACTTCAGATTTCAGGTTGCTGCAAGATGCTGCCGAGTTGGAGGCGAACGTAGATTTTCTGCCTGCCTTCCAGAAACTTCGCCGCGGCGGGTATGATGGCAACGGCGTAACCCGACTTTCTTCTGCGAATGATTTCCATAAAGCATTTCAAGCGCCTACGGTATTGGAAAAGTTGGTGGAGTTTGAGACTGAGATATCGGTTATCTGTGCCAGAAACGTGCAGGGTGAGGTGAAAGCGTTCCCGGTGGTGGAGCAAGTCATGCACCCAGAACACAACCTGGTAGATTACCTGTTGGCACCAGCTCAGATTGCCTACAAACTGCAACGCATGGCCATTGAAATTGCTACCCATGTAACCACTGGTCTGGACATTGTGGGGTTGTTGGCGGTAGAGATGTTTGTCACCCGTGACGGACAGATTTTGGTAAATGAGGTAGCGCCACGTCCGCATAACAGTGGCCATCATACCATGAAAGCAAACGCTACTTCTCAATTTGAGCAGCATTTACGTGCTATCCTGGGCTTGCCTTTAGGCGATGCCGAGCCGCATTGCCCAGCCGTGCTGGTAAACCTTCTGGGGGAGGCAGGCCATTCTGGTGAGGCGGTGTATGAAGGTTTGGAGACTACGCTTCAGGAGCCCGGCGTGCACATCCATTTGTACGGAAAGAAGTTTACGCGTCCTTTTCGGAAAATGGGCCATTTAACCGTACTGGCTCCTACCATTGAAGAAGTAAAACAAAAAGCAGATACCATCAAAAACCGCTTAAAAATCATTGCATGAGCCAATCTCCTGAGCAAAATAATGCCCTCGTAGGCATTATCATGGGCAGCCAGTCAGACCTGAAAGTGATGTCTGGTGCTGCCGATATCCTGGAACAACTGAACATTCCCTTTGAAGTAACCATCGTTTCAGCCCACCGCACGCCCCACCGCATGTTAGAATATGCTGAAGGTGCCCGCAAGAAAGGCTTGAAAGTGATTATTGCCGGCGCAGGCGGAGCCGCCCATTTGCCTGGTATGGTGGCAGCCCTTACTACCTTGCCGGTGATTGGGGTACCGGTAAAATCCAGCAACTCCATTGATGGTTGGGATTCCATTTTGTCTATTCTACAGATGCCTTCCGGGGTGCCTGTAGCCACCGTAGCTTTAAACGGAGCTACCAACGCTGGTTTGCTCGCCGCCCAGATTCTGGGAAGCACCAACGCCGTAGTAGCCGATGCCTTGGAGAAACATCGCACCACGCAACGCGATAAAGTGATGCGCTCGGTAGAGCAACTCCGCCGCGGAGACATTGAAATGGACTAGCTTTGCTTTCCCTACAACCCATAGTAGAAACTGCCACGCCCGAGTTCTCTCAGGCGTGGCAGTTGTATGAAGAGGCTTTCCCACCAGAAGAGCAACGTTCCTTTGCGCAACAGCAAAGTCTGTTAGCCAATGCCGCTTATCAGTTTTTCATTATCAGGCACCAGGAAGAGTTTGCCGGATTGCTAGGTGTTTGGCAACTGCCGGAAAGTACATTTCTGGAGCATTTTGCGGTGGTAACTACGTTGCGAGGGAAAGGAATAGGAGCAGGTGCGCTGCAGTTACTGGTTAAAGAAAAAAGGCAACCTATAGTCCTGGAAGTGGAGCCGCCTTTGACAGAGATTGCCAAACGCCGGATCAGTTTTTATGAGCGGCTTGGTTTCCATTTAAATGATTTCGAATACCGGCAACCGCCTTATGCTGCTGCCAAACCATGGGTGAAGTTACAGCTCATGACGTACCCCGAAAAGGTAGTGACCCCAGATTTAGAAATGATTAAAGCTCAATTGTATAAGCAGGTGTATGGGCAAGCAGTTTAGGGGCTGTTTTTGTAAAGAAAGCTTAAAAAGCTTACAGCCTAGCTTTCAGAAATTAAAAGTCTAGTCCCTATATCTCCATTCCAGGAGAAAGCAATAGACCATCACCAGCGCGCAAATGGTGAGCCCCAATGATTCACGGGCTTCCTCAATGGCAGGGGAGCGGCTCATGTCAAAAAAAATGCCTTGGTAGATAGGAGGCCAAAGCAAGAAAGCGGCAATCGCATACCCCAGAAAAGCCAGTGCATAGACCCATCTGAATAACTTCCGCTTGAAGGCTAGAAAGCAAAGTATTGCTGCCGACAGGTAAACTGCCACCCAAACACCTGGATCAGGATCGTTCAATTGCACAAAGGCAAACAGGATGAACAGCACTGCAAATACAAGGAGAAGCAAGCCGCGTAATTTCATAGAATCTGTAAAATGCTTTTAGAAATATTTTGCTTTAAATTATAATTATGTAAACAACGGGCAAAGGCAACTGTTTTACGTACTAAAAGTATCATTGATAGACCTCCTATACAATTGCACGCCTATGAAAATACTTCTCCGCTTATCTGTATTTACCTTAGTGCCTCTTCTTTTTTCCGGATGTTACAAACTTAAGGGAAGCTACGGTGGTCCTAAGACTTTTGAACCGCAACCGCGGGCGATACAAGCCAATGACGTGGCTTTGCCCTCCGGGTACACCATTGAGCCAGTCGCATCAGGCTTGAATTACCCCACTGGTATCACCTTTGACGATCAAGGTACTGCCTACATCACTGAATCTGGCTATGCCTACGGCGAAGTCTGGCTACCTCCCAAGTTGCTGCGCCTGAACCCCGACGGCTCCACTACCCAGATTGCGGCTGGTGATAAAAATGGTCCCTGGACCGGTGCCACCTACCACGATGGCTTTTTCTTCGTCTCAGAAGGAGGGCAGCTGGAGGGCGGGCGCATTCTGAAAATCTCTAGGGATGGCCAGATTACCCGCTTGGTGGAAGGGCTGCCCAGTTATGGCGACCACCACACCGATGCCCCAGTTATTGGTAAGGACGGCTACCTGTACTTCGGCCAGGGAACGGCCACTAACTCAGGAGTTGTAGGCACCGATAATTACCACTACGGCTGGCTTAAACGACACCCTTCTTTTCATGATATTCCCTGCAAAGACGTCATCTTAAACGGGCAGAATTTTACTACTTACAACCCCCTCAATGAAAACGACAAGGACGAAGCCTCTACAGGAGCTTTCCTGCCATTTGGGACGCCCAGTACCCCAAACCAGACCATCAAAGGAGCCTTGCCTTGTTCTGGAGCTATCATGCGGGTGTCGTTGCAGGGTGGACCTTTGGAGTTAGTGGCCTGGGGGCTGCGTAATCCTTACGGACTGGCCTTTTCTCCAAACGGTCAGCTATATGTCACGGATAACGGGTATGACACCCGGGGCAGTAGGCCAGGGTACGGCGCCGGCGATGTGCTGTGGACGGTCCAAACGGGGCAATGGTATGGTTGGCCAGATTTCGCAAACGGTCAGCCCATGGCTTCTGATGACTACAAAACTCCGCATGATGACCCAAAATTCCTGCTGGCCAAACACCCCGGCACGCCGCCTAAACCCGCGGCTATTCTGGGGGTGCATTCCTCTTCCAACGGACTGGATTTCTCCCGTACTACCAGCTTCGGCCACGTAGGCGAAGCGTTTATTGCCCAGTTCGGCGATATGACCCCTAATGTAGGCCACACTTACGGGCCAGTTGGTTTCAAAGTGGTTCGGGTAAACCCCACGAGCGGCGTCATTGAGGACTTTGCCGTAAACAAAAGCAAAATGAACGGACCTGCCTCCCTCATGAAAAACGGAGGACTGGAGAGACCCATCGCCGTGAAATTTAACCCTTCGGGAAATGCCTTATACGTGGTTGATTTTGGGGTCATGCCTATGACTGAGGAAGGCCCCGCGCCTAAACAGCAGACCGGGGTAATTTGGAAAATAACTAAAACCGCTGCCCGATGAAACAGCTTTTAACAATCCGTAATAATGCCTGGAAGATGCTGTGGCTACTTCCGGTATTGGTTCTCAGCAGTTGCGGCACAGCCCGGCGCAGTGAACCTATCATGGGACCTCTGACTCTGCAAACACAGCAACTGGAAAACGGCCGTCAGGTATTTATGCAAAACTGCCAGCGCTGCCATCCTTTGGGAGAAGCGGGGTTAGGACCTTCTCTCAACAATATTCCGCTGCCCGGCGCAGCCCTTCGGTTCAGGGTACGCAGCAAAGCCTTTTTCCTAGGCATTGGGCGAATGCCATCCTTCAAAAAGCACGAGATTTCCAGAGAGCAGATGGATGAACTGGTGGTGTATCTAAAAGCCCTCCGGCGGCACAAAAGATCTGAGGCCGTGGCTGCCCAGTAACAACTGCCATTTCCATAGCTGCTTTGGGTACAAAGAAATAAAGAACCAGTTCCTTTCCTCTTGGTACACTATTAAAATCTAAGCCCGTTTTCGGAGCAGTTTTTGAAAACAGCTCCGAAAACGGGCTTAGATTAAAATGAATAAGGGTTTTACAATGTCAAGCTCAGCAACAGGTACACCTGACTTGTGGTGGAGCTGATTCCTGTATATCTGGAGAAGCCATTCCCTCTTTCAAACCTACCTTCTAATGAGAACTGGTGGTTGGTCCAGGCCGGGAAAAGCACACCGCCTCCCACAGCATAACTCTGGGCGTAATTCCTGAAGTCCTCCATAAAAGGTTCTTTCTTGACAGAAGTGTTTTCCTGTACACTGGAAGAACTGGTGGTGGTTATTTCTTGCTTGTAGTTGAAAGCGTAAGAGTTGATAATTCCTGCATTCACAAAAGGCTTAATCTTTTTGAAGGGCAAAGTATATCTCAAAAGAAGGGGGATTCTTAAATAAGGCAGATCAAAAAATACCTCATAATCTTTCCTGAAAGTGTTTTGTTGCTCGCTTAAACTTTTGGAGTATTGGTGACGGGTATATAAAATCTCGCCTTGCAAAGACATCTTAGGGTTTATCCAAGGCAGGGTTGTGTTTACAAATAACCCGAAGGCAGGACCCATGGAAGATGAATAGGTTTCATTCTCTTTAGGAAGGGTAGGGCCTCCCTTCACCGTTAAGCTGGAAGTGGCTCCGCCACCGGCAACACCCCAGGAGATAACTGCTTTCTTTGGAGTTTCCACGTACGTTAAGCTGGCCGGTGCGCTGCATTGGTTATAACGGGCTACTATCTCAATAAGGGCTTTTTGCGAGAAAGGGAGGTTTTTAGTGCCTGCAACCTCATTAGGACAACCGATGAAAGCTTGGTTTAATGTTCCCCTAAACAGGTTATAAGGAACCAGAACCCTCTTACCATTAACTATCTCAGCCTGGGAATAAGAAATGAGTTCCTGTAAAGAGTCTCCATGCAGAAGATAGAAACGATCTTTGGTTTCAGCGTCACGGTAAGAGTAGAGACTTGCTTTTCCTTTCACTAAAAGGGTAAGAAAACGGTCTTGGGAGGAGCTTCCTTCTTTTAAACGCTTTACTTCAAACTTAGACCCAGCCAGAACGCCATAGCCTTGAATCTCAGTTGGAGTATATATTTCAACGGCACCATCTTCTGATGTCTTGAAATTGACTTTTTCGGCACTTCTTTTGTCTCCTCTTTGATCAACGAGGCCTTGGATAGTGTCATTTTTTTGAATAATGTACCCTGACTGGAAGTTTCGTTGAGCCGATGCGGAAAGGCAGAGTACTGAAAAGAATAAAGGGAGTAGGACTTTTTTTATAAAACAGATTATGGAGCAATATAGAGGGGTTTCACGATCTTACAAAAAGAAGCCTGCTAAAGAAAGGTGCCCGTATACAACTTGAATGTGTTTTTCTGCTTGTCAAGCTTTTGTTTTATGTCAACCTCTACTCCGCATATTTACCTCATCCGTCACGCCCGGCCCCTCATCAACAAGCAAGGTTTTTTTACAAAAACGCAAGCCCAGCAATACCTTCAGGATTACAACGAGGCTGATGTGGAAGAAATCATTGAGCGGAGCGAACACCTGCCCATGGATCAAATAAAAAGAGTGTTCTGCAGCACCCTGCCCCGTGCGAAGGCTACTGCCCTGATGTTGTTTGGTCCTGATGTGGAACTGATAGAAGATGCCACTTTCAAAGAGTTTGAGAACCGAATGTGGGGTTTGCCCATGGGCAAGTTTCCTTTGAAATGGTGGCAGGTTACTTCCCGTGTTTTGTGGTTACTGGGCTTGAACCAGAAAGACATTGAAAGCTTTAAGCAAGCAAAGGCCCGCGCTGCTCAGGCTGCCGATCATTTAGTGCGGGAGGCTGAAGCAAATGGCTTGGCTGTGTTAGTGGCGCATGGCTTCCTGAATGAGTTCATCAAGAGGTCGCTTCGCAAGCAAGGCTGGAAGGTAGTACTAGATGGTGGCAGAGGCTACGTGGGAGTGACGCAATTAGAAAAGAGCTAAATTGGATTGAACATTCTTTTAAGAAAGCAAACAATAAACGGAGATGTTTTAGAAAGGAAAGGCTTTCTTCTTCTTGGCTTCTTTTCTAGCTGAAGAGGCTTTGTACCCGCCTTCAAACAATT is part of the Rufibacter tibetensis genome and harbors:
- the purE gene encoding 5-(carboxyamino)imidazole ribonucleotide mutase, with the protein product MSQSPEQNNALVGIIMGSQSDLKVMSGAADILEQLNIPFEVTIVSAHRTPHRMLEYAEGARKKGLKVIIAGAGGAAHLPGMVAALTTLPVIGVPVKSSNSIDGWDSILSILQMPSGVPVATVALNGATNAGLLAAQILGSTNAVVADALEKHRTTQRDKVMRSVEQLRRGDIEMD
- a CDS encoding MarC family protein — encoded protein: MEILLATFSALFSVVNPFSAMPVFLTLTHDDTPTRRNEQAFKACLYMILILTVFFLAGQAVLDFFGLRIHDLRIAGGIMIMRAGLDLLNSKSDDGKKISKDVVAEGVEKEDISFTPLAMPLLSGPGSIAVVISLFTKTLTYVDMGLTILGIILLGIVSYIILLFSPRLMIFLGKAGLAALTKIMGFIVLSLGVSFIVTALLALFKPV
- a CDS encoding c-type cytochrome is translated as MKQLLTIRNNAWKMLWLLPVLVLSSCGTARRSEPIMGPLTLQTQQLENGRQVFMQNCQRCHPLGEAGLGPSLNNIPLPGAALRFRVRSKAFFLGIGRMPSFKKHEISREQMDELVVYLKALRRHKRSEAVAAQ
- a CDS encoding GNAT family N-acetyltransferase; translation: MLSLQPIVETATPEFSQAWQLYEEAFPPEEQRSFAQQQSLLANAAYQFFIIRHQEEFAGLLGVWQLPESTFLEHFAVVTTLRGKGIGAGALQLLVKEKRQPIVLEVEPPLTEIAKRRISFYERLGFHLNDFEYRQPPYAAAKPWVKLQLMTYPEKVVTPDLEMIKAQLYKQVYGQAV
- a CDS encoding transmembrane 220 family protein, with the translated sequence MKLRGLLLLVFAVLFILFAFVQLNDPDPGVWVAVYLSAAILCFLAFKRKLFRWVYALAFLGYAIAAFLLWPPIYQGIFFDMSRSPAIEEARESLGLTICALVMVYCFLLEWRYRD
- a CDS encoding 5-(carboxyamino)imidazole ribonucleotide synthase; translated protein: MNAIKLGILGGGQLGRMLLQAGLDFNLYTLVLDPDEHAPCRHLCEEFVHGDFKDYDTVYAFGKRCTHVTIEIEHVNVDALFALEKDGIQVYPKPASLQTIQDKGLQKEFFQKNNIPTSDFRLLQDAAELEANVDFLPAFQKLRRGGYDGNGVTRLSSANDFHKAFQAPTVLEKLVEFETEISVICARNVQGEVKAFPVVEQVMHPEHNLVDYLLAPAQIAYKLQRMAIEIATHVTTGLDIVGLLAVEMFVTRDGQILVNEVAPRPHNSGHHTMKANATSQFEQHLRAILGLPLGDAEPHCPAVLVNLLGEAGHSGEAVYEGLETTLQEPGVHIHLYGKKFTRPFRKMGHLTVLAPTIEEVKQKADTIKNRLKIIA
- a CDS encoding porin family protein, which produces MKGKASLYSYRDAETKDRFYLLHGDSLQELISYSQAEIVNGKRVLVPYNLFRGTLNQAFIGCPNEVAGTKNLPFSQKALIEIVARYNQCSAPASLTYVETPKKAVISWGVAGGGATSSLTVKGGPTLPKENETYSSSMGPAFGLFVNTTLPWINPKMSLQGEILYTRHQYSKSLSEQQNTFRKDYEVFFDLPYLRIPLLLRYTLPFKKIKPFVNAGIINSYAFNYKQEITTTSSSSVQENTSVKKEPFMEDFRNYAQSYAVGGGVLFPAWTNHQFSLEGRFERGNGFSRYTGISSTTSQVYLLLSLTL
- a CDS encoding histidine phosphatase family protein — translated: MSTSTPHIYLIRHARPLINKQGFFTKTQAQQYLQDYNEADVEEIIERSEHLPMDQIKRVFCSTLPRAKATALMLFGPDVELIEDATFKEFENRMWGLPMGKFPLKWWQVTSRVLWLLGLNQKDIESFKQAKARAAQAADHLVREAEANGLAVLVAHGFLNEFIKRSLRKQGWKVVLDGGRGYVGVTQLEKS
- a CDS encoding PQQ-dependent sugar dehydrogenase; the protein is MKILLRLSVFTLVPLLFSGCYKLKGSYGGPKTFEPQPRAIQANDVALPSGYTIEPVASGLNYPTGITFDDQGTAYITESGYAYGEVWLPPKLLRLNPDGSTTQIAAGDKNGPWTGATYHDGFFFVSEGGQLEGGRILKISRDGQITRLVEGLPSYGDHHTDAPVIGKDGYLYFGQGTATNSGVVGTDNYHYGWLKRHPSFHDIPCKDVILNGQNFTTYNPLNENDKDEASTGAFLPFGTPSTPNQTIKGALPCSGAIMRVSLQGGPLELVAWGLRNPYGLAFSPNGQLYVTDNGYDTRGSRPGYGAGDVLWTVQTGQWYGWPDFANGQPMASDDYKTPHDDPKFLLAKHPGTPPKPAAILGVHSSSNGLDFSRTTSFGHVGEAFIAQFGDMTPNVGHTYGPVGFKVVRVNPTSGVIEDFAVNKSKMNGPASLMKNGGLERPIAVKFNPSGNALYVVDFGVMPMTEEGPAPKQQTGVIWKITKTAAR